The DNA region CGATAATCTGAGTTTTTCAGATGTGCCTGTAAGTCATTGGGCAAAAGACCCAATCACAAGATTAGGTGCACTATCGATTGTAAAAGGCTATAATGAAAATAACGCAATGCGCTATAGGCCAAATGGGAATGTGTCAAAACAAGAAGCCTTAGCTTTTCTACTTAGAGTTGTGGGACTTGAGGCGGCGGCCAATCAAGCAGCGGAGAACCTTGAGGTCGGCGAAGATGAAGGTCTGCTTAGCATCTGGTCAAAAGGCTATTTGCAGGTGGCAGCGGATAATGGTTTGATTACTCAGTTGGAGTTAGACGACGGACTTATACTCGACCAAGAAGCCTTGGATCCTGAGTTTAATTTTATTCGTGCGCAAAATGTCAGTCGGGAACAAGTGGCTATGTGGTTGGTACAAGCGATAAATATTATTAATCCGGGTCGTATTGAACCTATTTACGTCAATAATAAGATATTTACACTCAGTGACTGGCAAAGCATAGATATAGCCTTTGTGCCTTATGTTGAAGCAGTTATGCAAGCAGGCATCATGGTCGGTGATGCAGATCGATTCAGACCAAAAGGGAGTTTGACAAGAGCAGAAATGGCGCAAGTCATTGCAAATATTGATGACATTCTGTATGAAACCCTTGATAAGACTGTAAAAGGCGGTATAGTCGGTAGTATTAGTGATGCCGGCGTTATCGGTTCTATTAACAATGAAAGCAAAAGAACCATACTCATTCGTAACGATGAAGGTTTAGTGGATCAAGTAGATCTGATTGTTACCTCCAATGAGCAAAATAAAATATCAAGGTTAGACGTACCGGTACTAGGTCAAAATGGCGTAAGAGGTTTATCCTCCTTAAGAGAAGGCCAGAGTATCGCCTATATTGTTGATAACACGACACTTGAAATGGAATATGTCGTCATTAAAGGTGATATAACCACCACACAAGTAAAAGGTGTCCTTCAACCACTGATAGACATTGATAATGGTAATATTACTGTTAAAAATACTTCAGGCGTACCGCTAACGTATACACTATCTGTTGGCCTATATGACCTTGAAGAAAGGCAGATAAAAATAGGTGAGTATTACAGATCTATTGACAATGCACCGGTATCAGAGACCATAACATTAACCATTCAAAATAATCTGGTGACCAAAATCGACCAGGAAGGTGCAACACCTCTATCATCAGAAGTCAGCGGTATTGTAAAAGAAATCAATACACAATTCAATTTTATTACCATTGAAAAATGGGATGGTGGCGAAATCACAAAATATTTCAACAAGGATCAAGTACGTGTTGAGAAACAAAATTATTATGATCTAGAAGATGAAATCGGATATATTGACGAGATTTTTCCTGAGTATGGATTTGATGAGAGAGATACAGGTATTGAAGCCATAGAGGTGGGTGATGTTGTTCATTTGCTAATGAGCAGCAATGGCCAATACATAGAAGCCATTAGCGCAAAAACCAATTACAATGTCAAATTCGGAGAGATTGTATCCATGGTATCTTATGGCGCAAATGGTGTTAATATTAGAGTCAACTATGGGGACGGTTCCATTGGTTCATTAAATGTGGACGGTTTTGTGCCGGTGTTACGTTCATCAAGAAATATTGGTGTCGGTAACCTCCAAGTAGGGCAAATGATAAAAATCCTTATGAATCAAGGTGTTCTTGCCCCAGGTACAGTCGTAGAGACTGTAAAACAGATTGACGTAGACCCTTATGGCAATATCTATGCAAGAATTTATAAAGGCGATCTAGGCTATATGAATATGGCAACAGGCACCTTAAGTCTATTAAACAGTTATCATTTGACTAAAACCGGCTGGAGTGGCTATAATCCGATGACAGATTTAGAATTGTCAGGAGCAGGTGTTGAGATTTTCCATAATGGCAATCAGATTAGTTTAAGCTATGCGGATCGTTTTTTAAGAACAGATACGATGCAAGCCTATGTTGTAACAGAAAAACACTATGACCGTGAGAGAATCAAAAAAATCGTATTCGAAGACGGTCGAGATGATGTTCTGGCTTCAACCAATGTGAGTTATTCTAACGGCTATGATGCCATAAGACTTATAAGCTCTGTGGGTGATATTGGAGTCAATCCTGGTACGATTGTACTTAAAAACGATCATATTGTATCCACAGGTAGTATCTTATCTCCAGATTATGCACAAGTTGTCTTAGCCGGTCAGGGTAGGGCTGTTATTGTCAATGTTTTACCTGAACCTAATAATGATGCCATATCTGTTTTTAGAGGGCGTATCAGCAATATTGAAACCAACCGTGAGGTGAAAGTTGAATCTCAAGCGATACTAAAAGATATGACTTGGATTTACTCACCCATACAAAGAGAATTCACACTTTCTTACGATACGATGATCATGGATGAATCCGGAAGTATACCTCTTAGCGACTTCATCGATTATTCGGAACTATCAAAAGTGGATGAAGTTTATACCATAATCGCAGAGGGTACCAAAGCCACCCATTTGATTAAAAATCCGTATGCAACAGAAGGTGTTGTAGGAGAGATATATGGCATTAACGGGGATGACACCATAAGTATAAAAGATGCTTTGGTATATGACAGTGCCACAAAATTATGGACAGAACTAAGTTTTAAGAACAATTATGCGACACTTGAAATCGTGACGGAATCCGTCATCATCAAGAACAATCAGGTTATAGATATAGAAGACTTGGAACTTGGTGATAGAATTAGAGCTATGGTAACGGTAGATCTAAGTGAACAGTTGAAACTAACAGATAACCGACAAGCAACAGGTTATATCCTGTTTGTAGAAGATTAGAGAGGAAGAAAGTCATGAAAAGACTTATAATAATCGGCATAATGATGACGCTTCTTCTTAGCCAAAGTGTGTATGGTAAAGAAGGCGACATGGGTCATATGGGTGGCATATCAGAAGGTAGCAATCTTCCGAAAACCATTGAAAGGTATGTCACCATACCCACGAATAAAACCAGAACGTATCAATATAAAGAAGTTGTTTTTTTATCCGGTGTGCCGACAGAATTTAACGGTACCATAACCATCAACAATGATGACAGTGTGACAAAAACAAAAACAGAAGGCAGTTATAAAGAAACTTACACAGTGACAGCAACGAGTGTCGAGGGTGAAGGTGAGCTTGATCGAACTCTAACCTTTACAACTTACTATAAAGTGAATAATAATATGGATTTTAAGAACCAGATTATCACCAACTCAGTCTTAACCGGTTGGGAAGAGGAAGTGACTTTAGGTGATACAACCTATACCCTTGATGAAGTGGGATCCTCCTTTTCAAAGTCAGGTGTTAAGGATTTAACGCCTGGCGTTGCTTACTTTAGTACATCCATTTCATATGTGGCTAAGTTCTTAGATGGTGATGGTAATCCGGTAACCTTAACAAGTAATGGTAGTAACTATGGCTATGATCAACCCTGGTCTAAAATTGAGACCCAGGAGAGAAACATTGGTATTTCCAAAGGTGAAGGTAACACGGGCAACATGCAGGTGAGGGTTCAAACTGTTCATGAAGCTAAAAAAACCATTTATTATGATGCGACAGAACCCTTTGCCATTAGCTTTGGCGGGACGTATAATCAACGTATGGAAAGTGAAAGTAATTTGACCTATGAAGTGCTTTCTTATCACAGCAATCTGACCAACAGTCAGAAATATGGTCGTATTTCAATTAAAATGGCCAATCAGATTGAAAAACTACCGATTCCCGGTAACCTGGACTTTTTACAAGGACACTGGGCAGAGGCTGATTTTAAAAAGCTTTACAGCATGGAAGTATTCACAGAAGTACCTCATAGTGGCATGCAATATGAAGCAATCAGCAGAGGGGCTTATATTAAGGCGCTTTGTCTTGCTATGAATATTGATATTTCAAAATACACCACACGTCCAAAGACGGTCATCTTTGGTGACGTTCCAGTAACACATCCCTATTATCCTTATATTATGGCGGCATATGACCAGAAACTCATCAAAGGAACAGGTGAGAACTTTGATGTGGATCGCCCAATTAATAGAGAAGAAGCCTTTGTGGTATATGTGCGCGTTATAGGCTTGGAGCGTCTTGGCGTAACCCAATCGCCGATGACCCCATTTGTTGACGATGCGACCATCTCATCATGGGCAAAAAAAGAGATTATGGCCGGATACAAGCTTGGTATCATAAAAGGTGATGAGCTTGGCAGGGTCAAACCAAAGCAATGGATATCTAAATCAGAAGCGGCCGCAATCATTAATAGATTAATTGACTACTTACGATCAGATATTGGAGAAGACTACCGTAAATAAGCAAATTTAAGGAGACCAATTATGAAATCATGGATTAAAAAGGCAACCGTATTTTTATTGGTTATGGCCATATCGTTATCACCGGTTTACGGTGCTGAGCAAGGTAATACTTATGGCAACCGACTTGAGACCGTTATGCAGATGATACTAAGTAATCATATCAATGCCGACGAAATAACCCCGGAAATGCTGTTTGAAGCAGCCATGAATGGCGTTTTTGATGTACTGGACCCTTATTCTATGTACATTGGCGCCAGCAATGCGGAATCATTCACAGATACGCTTAACAATTCTTATGTTGGCATTGGCGTTTCCTTGATTCAAGAAGGTGACTATGTCGTTATAGAACGGGTATTTTTAGATGGACCCGCATATAAGAATGGGTTAAAGGTTCATGACAAGATTGTCAGTGCTCAAGGAACTTCACTGGTTGGTAAAACACCTTCAGAAGCGGCTACCATTATTGTTGGAGAAGAAGGTACAGAAGTTAGTCTTAGGATTAACAGACAAGGCTATGAATTTGATATGACTCTAATTCGAGGCAAGGTTACCATCAATGCCATTGATCAAGTCAATCTATCAGAGTTGTACCCGGACATACCAAAAACAGTTGCAGACCAAATTGGATTCTTGAAGATTTCTAGTTTTACTAGAAATGTGGATGAAGAGTTGGAACCAATTTTGGAGGCCTATAAATCTGAAGGGAAAAAATATTTGTTATTGGATATGAGAGACAATGGGGGCGGCTATGTAGATTCAGCAGTTAATGTTTCGAATTTGTTGGTGCCG from Petrocella atlantisensis includes:
- a CDS encoding S41 family peptidase, whose amino-acid sequence is MKSWIKKATVFLLVMAISLSPVYGAEQGNTYGNRLETVMQMILSNHINADEITPEMLFEAAMNGVFDVLDPYSMYIGASNAESFTDTLNNSYVGIGVSLIQEGDYVVIERVFLDGPAYKNGLKVHDKIVSAQGTSLVGKTPSEAATIIVGEEGTEVSLRINRQGYEFDMTLIRGKVTINAIDQVNLSELYPDIPKTVADQIGFLKISSFTRNVDEELEPILEAYKSEGKKYLLLDMRDNGGGYVDSAVNVSNLLVPEGPVLRFVNNTGREIVYYSELKDPSFKIVALVNRNSASATEFVAAAISESGIGSLVGETTYGKGLAQYLYTLDDGAVVKLTQETFYSRSNKPINDIGVTPDILVEYPSYLTKTSKFYPHDKHAEILEVESILAFLDYEVGTPDDLYDNKTFEAIKQFQSDQKVYVYGICDYLTQDLLNKAFMEKKSEKDLQLDKAVETLMTQMGL
- a CDS encoding S-layer homology domain-containing protein; protein product: MNRKRWIILLCLIYVMQSSWTSMAVTDRDILSDPVANVYTANVLGQTISDNLSFSDVPVSHWAKDPITRLGALSIVKGYNENNAMRYRPNGNVSKQEALAFLLRVVGLEAAANQAAENLEVGEDEGLLSIWSKGYLQVAADNGLITQLELDDGLILDQEALDPEFNFIRAQNVSREQVAMWLVQAINIINPGRIEPIYVNNKIFTLSDWQSIDIAFVPYVEAVMQAGIMVGDADRFRPKGSLTRAEMAQVIANIDDILYETLDKTVKGGIVGSISDAGVIGSINNESKRTILIRNDEGLVDQVDLIVTSNEQNKISRLDVPVLGQNGVRGLSSLREGQSIAYIVDNTTLEMEYVVIKGDITTTQVKGVLQPLIDIDNGNITVKNTSGVPLTYTLSVGLYDLEERQIKIGEYYRSIDNAPVSETITLTIQNNLVTKIDQEGATPLSSEVSGIVKEINTQFNFITIEKWDGGEITKYFNKDQVRVEKQNYYDLEDEIGYIDEIFPEYGFDERDTGIEAIEVGDVVHLLMSSNGQYIEAISAKTNYNVKFGEIVSMVSYGANGVNIRVNYGDGSIGSLNVDGFVPVLRSSRNIGVGNLQVGQMIKILMNQGVLAPGTVVETVKQIDVDPYGNIYARIYKGDLGYMNMATGTLSLLNSYHLTKTGWSGYNPMTDLELSGAGVEIFHNGNQISLSYADRFLRTDTMQAYVVTEKHYDRERIKKIVFEDGRDDVLASTNVSYSNGYDAIRLISSVGDIGVNPGTIVLKNDHIVSTGSILSPDYAQVVLAGQGRAVIVNVLPEPNNDAISVFRGRISNIETNREVKVESQAILKDMTWIYSPIQREFTLSYDTMIMDESGSIPLSDFIDYSELSKVDEVYTIIAEGTKATHLIKNPYATEGVVGEIYGINGDDTISIKDALVYDSATKLWTELSFKNNYATLEIVTESVIIKNNQVIDIEDLELGDRIRAMVTVDLSEQLKLTDNRQATGYILFVED
- a CDS encoding S-layer homology domain-containing protein, with protein sequence MKRLIIIGIMMTLLLSQSVYGKEGDMGHMGGISEGSNLPKTIERYVTIPTNKTRTYQYKEVVFLSGVPTEFNGTITINNDDSVTKTKTEGSYKETYTVTATSVEGEGELDRTLTFTTYYKVNNNMDFKNQIITNSVLTGWEEEVTLGDTTYTLDEVGSSFSKSGVKDLTPGVAYFSTSISYVAKFLDGDGNPVTLTSNGSNYGYDQPWSKIETQERNIGISKGEGNTGNMQVRVQTVHEAKKTIYYDATEPFAISFGGTYNQRMESESNLTYEVLSYHSNLTNSQKYGRISIKMANQIEKLPIPGNLDFLQGHWAEADFKKLYSMEVFTEVPHSGMQYEAISRGAYIKALCLAMNIDISKYTTRPKTVIFGDVPVTHPYYPYIMAAYDQKLIKGTGENFDVDRPINREEAFVVYVRVIGLERLGVTQSPMTPFVDDATISSWAKKEIMAGYKLGIIKGDELGRVKPKQWISKSEAAAIINRLIDYLRSDIGEDYRK